The following are encoded in a window of Oceanidesulfovibrio indonesiensis genomic DNA:
- a CDS encoding GGDEF domain-containing protein, whose product MRREHLLRDALAVSAATRRMDSAMRRGDRNAMQRELALIHEAAQRIMVAASSDAATDPSAQPAPREEVPPAACSSQTVRSLRAAADTLAANYRDSLRTFDRFRSSIALIQKTAGVAELPELLRKLQDIFGLVACRLVLSDEAYGEVASEHFPTLPDAVLVNARAQLTCSGCERPYYMGSPAGLDQSELFLGDTAVSGGSCFVYPIIHCAEPDKTLGYITLLDTDPQRYAPDKATDFLEHFLCVLGQAIIDLLDKELTTLAHALDDLTRVFTRGHLMRQGSRLVREAEANAMPLSVLFIDMDRFKPINDTYGHDAGDAVLKSVAATIKRFARKEDLVARFGGDEFVILLPHTDLPGAESFRRRLRSGLAELDLARIIPGARHHAIDASIGVAVRAPRQDLDSLIAEADQAMYDDKRRAQPARS is encoded by the coding sequence ATGCGCCGCGAACACCTCCTGCGTGACGCCCTTGCTGTGAGCGCCGCGACCAGACGCATGGATTCTGCCATGCGGCGAGGCGACAGAAACGCTATGCAGCGCGAACTCGCGCTCATACACGAAGCGGCGCAGCGGATCATGGTCGCCGCCAGTTCGGACGCTGCCACAGACCCCAGCGCCCAGCCTGCTCCGCGCGAAGAAGTTCCGCCCGCAGCCTGCTCCAGCCAGACCGTACGAAGCCTGCGCGCCGCTGCGGACACCCTGGCCGCCAACTACCGCGACTCGCTTCGCACTTTCGATCGCTTCCGCTCTTCCATCGCTCTCATTCAGAAGACCGCCGGGGTTGCCGAACTGCCCGAACTGCTGCGCAAACTGCAAGACATCTTCGGCCTTGTCGCCTGTCGGCTGGTTCTCTCCGATGAGGCATACGGCGAGGTCGCATCGGAACATTTCCCCACCCTTCCGGACGCTGTACTCGTTAACGCCCGGGCGCAGCTGACGTGCTCCGGATGCGAGCGCCCTTACTACATGGGCTCCCCAGCCGGCCTGGACCAGTCAGAACTATTCCTGGGCGACACTGCCGTCAGTGGAGGTTCCTGCTTCGTCTATCCCATCATTCATTGCGCTGAACCCGACAAGACGCTGGGATACATCACTTTGCTGGACACCGACCCACAACGCTACGCCCCGGACAAGGCCACCGACTTCCTTGAGCACTTCCTGTGCGTTCTCGGACAGGCCATCATCGACCTTCTGGACAAGGAGCTCACAACCCTGGCCCACGCCCTGGACGATCTCACTCGCGTTTTCACCCGGGGGCACCTCATGCGCCAGGGGTCCCGTCTGGTACGTGAGGCAGAAGCGAACGCCATGCCCTTGAGTGTTCTCTTCATCGACATGGATCGCTTCAAACCCATCAACGACACGTATGGCCACGACGCCGGCGACGCCGTGCTCAAATCGGTCGCCGCCACCATCAAGCGTTTCGCGCGCAAGGAAGACCTCGTGGCGCGATTCGGCGGCGACGAGTTCGTCATCCTGCTGCCCCATACGGATCTGCCCGGTGCGGAGTCCTTCCGCCGCCGTCTGCGATCCGGGCTGGCCGAGCTGGACCTGGCCCGCATCATACCAGGCGCCAGACACCACGCAATCGATGCGTCCATCGGCGTCGCTGTGCGCGCGCCCCGCCAGGATCTCGACTCGCTCATCGCCGAAGCGGACCAGGCCATGTATGATGATAAACGCAGGGCGCAGCCGGCGCGGAGCTGA